The proteins below come from a single Pleuronectes platessa chromosome 3, fPlePla1.1, whole genome shotgun sequence genomic window:
- the LOC128436937 gene encoding sialoadhesin-like isoform X2 — MSVTAAASGFVVLLLTVTVVQGEDPWGVRCTPTQICAVKGSKVQIRCSYWHPSRVDDHDVAVEKTFWFTKVQDSEPVDLRSASEYTGRVKYDCGNKACTLTITDLRDSDSDVYQFSFTTNQPTGSFTGSPGVSLSVTGVQVLTTKLSACKTYDCSWSRVECQTSCSPTPSPSYIWFKNGQKTSGEKSYNDYFYSADSISCAVRGHEDFPSAPVCVHGNSCDRVNYINRNICAFKGSSVDISCSYNSHYYSITSKSWLVAERKDVQLYRPQAVDLLNDPEFTARVQVLDPEPGRSTLRIMNLRLSDSAQYRFTFKSQKFEWERSFPGTTLTVTDPDVQVICSPIGPTLTCHSSCLLSARPSFVWFKNGREVHGETSPTFRGLLHPENNYSCAYEHHHSSPVYAPKAPLVQLSQPGDILKDSSVSLTCSSDANPPPAYTWYKENQTLLNRAAQLVFRSIRSSDSGEYYCTAENALGKTTSKRVLINVKYAPQSSSVSVSPSGEIMEGSSVNLTCSSDANPAANYTWYKENRALLQGPEGVYRLSSISSGDSGVYSCKSENQYGRINSTSLHLDVQYAPKPPSVSVSPSGEIMEGSSVTLTCSSDANPAAHYTWYKEDEDSPTASGQNFTITNITAEHGGKYQCEAQNTHGRSNTTLHLTVGAGKLVMIMHIIWVTLVVVVLVLVLVWTLWTRMKKTLSLKSEVNEAVEMKESHNCPVYENFTAAAQTEDTEDYENLVWR; from the exons atgagtgtaactgcagcagccagtggatttgttgtccttcttctcactgtgacag TGGTGCAGGGTGAGGATCCCTGGGGGGTGAGGTGCACTCCGACTCAGATCTGTGCTGTAAAAGGATCGAAGGTGCAAATACGCTGCTCCTACTGGCACCCATCCAGAGTAGATGACCATGATGTTGCAGTGGAGAAAACATTCTGGTTTACTAAAGTGCAGGATAGTGAACCTGTGGATCTGAGATCAGCCTCTGAGTACACAGGTCGTGTGAAGTATGACTGTGGAAACAAGGCCTGCACTCTGACCATCACAGACCTGAGAGACAGCGACTCTGATGTGTACCAGTTCAGCTTCACAAccaaccaacctactgggagttttactggttcacctggagtctccttgtctgtcacag GTGTCCAGGTGCTCACCACAAAATTATCAGCTTGCAAGACGTATGACTGTTCATGGTCACGTGTGGAGTGTCAAACCAGTTGTTCTCCAACTCCCAGTCCGTCCTACATCTGGTTCAAGAACGGAcaaaagacatcgggagaaaaATCTTATAACGACTACTTTTATTCAGCAGACAGTATTTCCTGTGCTGTGAGAGGCCACGAGGATTTCCCCTCTGCtccagtgt gtgtcCATGGAAATTCATGTGACAGAGTGAATTACATCAACAGGAACATCTGTGCCTTTAAAGGCTCCTCAGTGGACATCTCTTGCAGTTACAACAGTCACTATTATTCTATCACATCTAAGTCCTGGTTGGTTGCTGAGCGTAAGGATGTGCAGCTGTATCGTCCTCAAGCTGTGGACTTACTCAACGACCCAGAGTTCACAGCTCGTGTTCAGGTCCTTGATCCAGAGCCAGGGCGCTCCACTCTGAGGATAATGAACCTGAGACTGAGCGATTCAGCCCAGTATCGCTTCACATTCAAATCACAGAAGTTTGAATGGGAGAGAAGTTTCCCTGGCACAACTCTGACTGTCACAG ATCCAGATGTTCAGGTGATCTGTTCTCCGATTGGTCCAACACTGACTTGTCACAGCAgctgtcttctctctgctcgTCCCTCCTTTGTCTGGTTCAAGAATGGAAGAGAAGTTCACGGGGAAACGTCTCCAACTTTCAGGGGACTCCTTCACCCTGAAAACAACTATTCCTGTGCTTATGAGCATCACCACTCGTCCCCTGTGT ATGCTCCGAAGGCTCCTTTAGTGCAGCTGAGTCAACCTGGAGACATTCTGAAGGACAGCTCggtgtctctgacctgcagcagtgatgctaacccaccCCCTgcatacacctggtacaaggagaaccAGACTTTGCTCAACAGAGCAGCTCAGCTGGTTTTCAGATCCATCAGGTCGTCTGACTCTGGAGAATATTACTGCACAGCTGAGAATGCGCTGGGGAAGACAACGTCTAAACGTGtcttaataaatgtgaaat ATGCTCCAcagtcctcctctgtgtcagtgagtccctctggtgagatcatggagggcagctcggtgaatctgacctgcagcagtgatgctaacccagcagctaactacacctggtacaaggagaaccgagctctgcttcaaggaccagagggtgtttatcgtctctcctccatcagctctggggacagcggggtctactcctgcaagtctgagaatcagtacggacggatcaactccacgtctctacacttagacgtccagt acgctccaaagcctccctctgtgtcagtgagtccctctggtgagatcatggagggcagctcagtgactctgacctgcagcagtgatgctaacccagcagctcactacacctggtacaaggaggacgaggactcaccaacagcatcaggacaaaacttcaccatcactaatatcacagctgaacatggtggaaagtatcagtgtgaggcccagaacacacacggacgtagtaacaccaccttacatctgactgttggagcag GGAAGTTAGTGATGATCATGCATATCATCTGGGTGACTCTGGTGGTGGTCGTGCTGGTTCTAGtgctggtctggactctgtggacgag gatgaagaaaactctgagcttgaaatcagaagtgaatgaagctgtggagatgaaagag tcacacaactgtcCTGTGTATGAGAACttcactgctgcagcacagacagaagacacagaggattATGAAAACCTGGTGTGGAGATAA
- the LOC128436937 gene encoding sialoadhesin-like isoform X1 encodes MKHIFWPLMIFLVCLWRISSKLVQGEDPWGVRCTPTQICAVKGSKVQIRCSYWHPSRVDDHDVAVEKTFWFTKVQDSEPVDLRSASEYTGRVKYDCGNKACTLTITDLRDSDSDVYQFSFTTNQPTGSFTGSPGVSLSVTGVQVLTTKLSACKTYDCSWSRVECQTSCSPTPSPSYIWFKNGQKTSGEKSYNDYFYSADSISCAVRGHEDFPSAPVCVHGNSCDRVNYINRNICAFKGSSVDISCSYNSHYYSITSKSWLVAERKDVQLYRPQAVDLLNDPEFTARVQVLDPEPGRSTLRIMNLRLSDSAQYRFTFKSQKFEWERSFPGTTLTVTDPDVQVICSPIGPTLTCHSSCLLSARPSFVWFKNGREVHGETSPTFRGLLHPENNYSCAYEHHHSSPVYAPKAPLVQLSQPGDILKDSSVSLTCSSDANPPPAYTWYKENQTLLNRAAQLVFRSIRSSDSGEYYCTAENALGKTTSKRVLINVKYAPQSSSVSVSPSGEIMEGSSVNLTCSSDANPAANYTWYKENRALLQGPEGVYRLSSISSGDSGVYSCKSENQYGRINSTSLHLDVQYAPKPPSVSVSPSGEIMEGSSVTLTCSSDANPAAHYTWYKEDEDSPTASGQNFTITNITAEHGGKYQCEAQNTHGRSNTTLHLTVGAGKLVMIMHIIWVTLVVVVLVLVLVWTLWTRMKKTLSLKSEVNEAVEMKESHNCPVYENFTAAAQTEDTEDYENLVWR; translated from the exons atgaAACATATTTTTTGGCCTCTCATGATATTTCTAGTCTGCCTTTGGAGAATTTCCTCAAAAT TGGTGCAGGGTGAGGATCCCTGGGGGGTGAGGTGCACTCCGACTCAGATCTGTGCTGTAAAAGGATCGAAGGTGCAAATACGCTGCTCCTACTGGCACCCATCCAGAGTAGATGACCATGATGTTGCAGTGGAGAAAACATTCTGGTTTACTAAAGTGCAGGATAGTGAACCTGTGGATCTGAGATCAGCCTCTGAGTACACAGGTCGTGTGAAGTATGACTGTGGAAACAAGGCCTGCACTCTGACCATCACAGACCTGAGAGACAGCGACTCTGATGTGTACCAGTTCAGCTTCACAAccaaccaacctactgggagttttactggttcacctggagtctccttgtctgtcacag GTGTCCAGGTGCTCACCACAAAATTATCAGCTTGCAAGACGTATGACTGTTCATGGTCACGTGTGGAGTGTCAAACCAGTTGTTCTCCAACTCCCAGTCCGTCCTACATCTGGTTCAAGAACGGAcaaaagacatcgggagaaaaATCTTATAACGACTACTTTTATTCAGCAGACAGTATTTCCTGTGCTGTGAGAGGCCACGAGGATTTCCCCTCTGCtccagtgt gtgtcCATGGAAATTCATGTGACAGAGTGAATTACATCAACAGGAACATCTGTGCCTTTAAAGGCTCCTCAGTGGACATCTCTTGCAGTTACAACAGTCACTATTATTCTATCACATCTAAGTCCTGGTTGGTTGCTGAGCGTAAGGATGTGCAGCTGTATCGTCCTCAAGCTGTGGACTTACTCAACGACCCAGAGTTCACAGCTCGTGTTCAGGTCCTTGATCCAGAGCCAGGGCGCTCCACTCTGAGGATAATGAACCTGAGACTGAGCGATTCAGCCCAGTATCGCTTCACATTCAAATCACAGAAGTTTGAATGGGAGAGAAGTTTCCCTGGCACAACTCTGACTGTCACAG ATCCAGATGTTCAGGTGATCTGTTCTCCGATTGGTCCAACACTGACTTGTCACAGCAgctgtcttctctctgctcgTCCCTCCTTTGTCTGGTTCAAGAATGGAAGAGAAGTTCACGGGGAAACGTCTCCAACTTTCAGGGGACTCCTTCACCCTGAAAACAACTATTCCTGTGCTTATGAGCATCACCACTCGTCCCCTGTGT ATGCTCCGAAGGCTCCTTTAGTGCAGCTGAGTCAACCTGGAGACATTCTGAAGGACAGCTCggtgtctctgacctgcagcagtgatgctaacccaccCCCTgcatacacctggtacaaggagaaccAGACTTTGCTCAACAGAGCAGCTCAGCTGGTTTTCAGATCCATCAGGTCGTCTGACTCTGGAGAATATTACTGCACAGCTGAGAATGCGCTGGGGAAGACAACGTCTAAACGTGtcttaataaatgtgaaat ATGCTCCAcagtcctcctctgtgtcagtgagtccctctggtgagatcatggagggcagctcggtgaatctgacctgcagcagtgatgctaacccagcagctaactacacctggtacaaggagaaccgagctctgcttcaaggaccagagggtgtttatcgtctctcctccatcagctctggggacagcggggtctactcctgcaagtctgagaatcagtacggacggatcaactccacgtctctacacttagacgtccagt acgctccaaagcctccctctgtgtcagtgagtccctctggtgagatcatggagggcagctcagtgactctgacctgcagcagtgatgctaacccagcagctcactacacctggtacaaggaggacgaggactcaccaacagcatcaggacaaaacttcaccatcactaatatcacagctgaacatggtggaaagtatcagtgtgaggcccagaacacacacggacgtagtaacaccaccttacatctgactgttggagcag GGAAGTTAGTGATGATCATGCATATCATCTGGGTGACTCTGGTGGTGGTCGTGCTGGTTCTAGtgctggtctggactctgtggacgag gatgaagaaaactctgagcttgaaatcagaagtgaatgaagctgtggagatgaaagag tcacacaactgtcCTGTGTATGAGAACttcactgctgcagcacagacagaagacacagaggattATGAAAACCTGGTGTGGAGATAA